A region from the Cryptosporangium arvum DSM 44712 genome encodes:
- a CDS encoding matrixin family metalloprotease, with translation MRNLLPLRSALAPTTTVAALAAVAATVAVGAGIATAPAAVSAAPARVTLVAADAGTDVSAVATDGTDVRYQGLTVRIPAAGEGVQAAAQSTSGDLSITVSRSADGSVVVKTDKHEHSVAQAANAITTRADAAKTCTDSAYALAGWKLPSFTWYYNPAGTPAALSGTAAAAVTSGTTALSSACGQRTIGLAANYGGQTSAAVQVGAAGNCIGNDGRNVIGWVAGNGKWLGMTCTYYKTVNGAKTVTGTDTALNTQYKFFTSTANCANAYDLQSVVLHERGHSLGLNHVDQTAHASAVMTPALSACSVGKRTLGLGDYKGLAAMYGTR, from the coding sequence ATGCGTAACCTGCTGCCTCTCCGGTCCGCCCTCGCCCCGACCACCACGGTCGCCGCGCTCGCTGCCGTGGCCGCCACCGTGGCGGTCGGCGCAGGCATCGCCACCGCCCCCGCTGCCGTCTCCGCCGCTCCGGCCCGCGTCACGCTGGTCGCCGCCGACGCCGGGACCGACGTCTCCGCGGTCGCCACCGACGGCACCGACGTTCGCTACCAGGGCCTCACGGTTCGCATCCCCGCCGCCGGCGAGGGTGTCCAGGCCGCCGCGCAGAGCACCTCCGGGGACCTCTCGATCACCGTCAGCCGCTCGGCCGACGGCTCGGTCGTCGTCAAGACCGACAAGCACGAGCACTCCGTCGCGCAGGCCGCGAACGCGATCACCACCCGCGCCGACGCCGCCAAGACCTGCACCGACAGCGCCTACGCCCTGGCCGGCTGGAAGCTTCCCAGCTTCACCTGGTACTACAACCCGGCCGGTACCCCCGCCGCGCTCTCCGGCACCGCCGCCGCCGCGGTCACCTCCGGCACGACCGCCCTCTCCTCGGCCTGCGGCCAGCGCACGATCGGCCTCGCGGCGAACTACGGCGGCCAGACCTCCGCCGCCGTGCAGGTCGGCGCGGCCGGCAACTGCATCGGCAACGACGGCCGCAACGTCATCGGCTGGGTCGCCGGCAACGGCAAGTGGCTCGGGATGACCTGCACGTACTACAAGACCGTCAACGGCGCCAAGACGGTGACCGGCACCGACACCGCGCTCAACACCCAGTACAAGTTCTTCACCTCGACCGCGAACTGCGCCAACGCCTACGACCTGCAGTCGGTCGTCCTGCACGAGCGGGGCCACTCGCTGGGCCTCAACCACGTCGACCAGACCGCCCACGCCAGCGCGGTCATGACCCCGGCCCTCTCGGCCTGCTCGGTCGGCAAGCGCACGCTCGGCCTCGGCGACTACAAGGGCCTCGCCGCGATGTACGGCACCCGCTAG
- a CDS encoding SCO4226 family nickel-binding protein: protein MATFIDVHSGFVGVTAEQLKEAHEADLAIEADEGVHFERAWLDPESGKVFCLAHGPSKEAIMRVHERAGHPTAEVYEVPIEV, encoded by the coding sequence ATGGCGACGTTCATCGACGTGCACAGCGGCTTCGTCGGAGTCACCGCGGAGCAGCTGAAGGAGGCCCACGAGGCCGACCTCGCGATCGAGGCGGACGAGGGCGTGCACTTCGAGCGGGCCTGGCTCGACCCGGAGAGCGGCAAGGTGTTCTGCCTCGCGCACGGCCCGAGCAAGGAGGCGATCATGCGTGTTCACGAGCGCGCCGGTCACCCGACCGCCGAGGTCTACGAGGTGCCGATCGAGGTGTGA